Part of the Nitrosopumilus sp. genome, ATTTTTTGGAGAGATTGGCATATTTTTTGACTCATTTCCTCTGAAATTTCACCTATGAATTGCAGAGTAAAATGAAAATTGTTTTCCTCAACTGGTTTAGCATCAATTTTTATTTCATTTTGAAATTTTTTGATTGAATTAATTATTATGCTATTTGTTATTTCAATTGCTACAAAAACACGCATTCTAACTTTTTTTGAATTATGTTTATAATTATTTCCGGTAGCTTCATAGACGAGCCTTTTATTTGATAATTGTTGACAAAACTAATCGTATGCTTAACCGGTATGCCTGGAGCCGGTAAATCCACTATTGCTGATGGCTTAAAATCTAAAGGATATGAAATAATCAATATGGGTAATGCCGTAAGAGAAGAAGCAAAAAAAAGAAACTTGGAATCCACAAGAGATAATCTTGGGAAATTAATGTTAGAGCTTAGAGAAAAGAATGGTCCAGGTGCTATTGCAGAATTAGTAAAGCCACAAATAGAATCATCAACATCAAATGTAATTTTAGTTGACGGTGTAAGATCAAATGATGAAATTCAAGTTCTCAAAAAATATGGTAA contains:
- a CDS encoding AAA family ATPase, with product MTKLIVCLTGMPGAGKSTIADGLKSKGYEIINMGNAVREEAKKRNLESTRDNLGKLMLELREKNGPGAIAELVKPQIESSTSNVILVDGVRSNDEIQVLKKYGNVKLLAIHASTDTRFDFLQKRGRSDDPQTKQHFEERDNRELGVGISNSIALSDYAISNIGLTKEELIEQSFKIIQSWLE